A single region of the Nicotiana sylvestris chromosome 6, ASM39365v2, whole genome shotgun sequence genome encodes:
- the LOC138871867 gene encoding uncharacterized protein, producing the protein MNTQPYVRPPQQANRSQAPPPRNQPPYRNHYNPQLPQNNFRPQEPPRRQIFTPIGEPYSTLFPKLVQMDFLQPVPQTRHNPASPAYKAGVRCAYHSGAEGHDTNDCWTLRRVVENLIEQGKIVLRDDEVPNVTNNPFPAHNNGALTGMICEDKEFDPALKAIIAIVDAERKPKAAPKQEKGEKKTNTVKAELEKKVETKTEMMLPSKNEVLYIPRGQSGKPQIFEMKRGIPMYVTKGAYVVWGTIKPPRLNELVVIGRVPQKPMTDPSTVPWNYQQTLVTYKGKEITGELLENTSAGKYSDTQEVNNATWKHFPPKKPVSAEEAEVFFQKMNMPDYELVDQLRKYPEQVSMLSLLMRSAEHQKILLKTLNEAYVSAETSVEQLERMTERFFAVNQVSFSKNNLPPEGAAHNKALRLTVKCED; encoded by the coding sequence ATGAATACTCAGCCTTATGTCCGGCCACCGCAACAAGCCAATCGgagccaagctccacctcccagaaatcagcctccttaccgaaaccactataatccacaactaccccaaaataatttccgtcctcaagaaccacccagaagacaaattttcacacccattggtgaaccgTATTCTACCCTATTCCCAAAACTAGTCCAGATGGATTTCTTGCAACcagtccctcaaacaaggcacaatccagcatcacctgcttacaaagccggcgtcaggtgtgcttatcattcgggagcagaaggtcatgataccaatgattgttggactttaagaagGGTGGTAGAGAACTTAATAGAACAGGGAAAGATAGTATTAAGGGACGatgaggtcccaaatgtgaccaacaatccgtttcccgctcacaataatggggcGTTAACTGGGATGATCTGTGAGGACAAGGAGTTCGATCCTGCcctaaaagctataatcgccattgtcgatgcAGAGAGAAAGCCTAAAGCAGCCCCGAagcaagaaaaaggggaaaagaagactaaTACTGTCAAGGCTGAGCTCGAAAAGAAGGTTGAGACAAAGACGGAGATGATGTTGCCTTCGAAGAATGAAGTTCTCTACATTCCACGAGGTCAATCAGGGAAGCCACAGATTTTCGAAATGAAAAGGGGAATACCGATGTACGTgacgaaaggggcctatgtggtttGGGGGACGAttaaaccacctcggctgaatgagctagtggttatcggacgcgtaccaCAGAAGCCAATGACGGACCCGTCTACggtaccgtggaattatcaacaaacattggttacatacaaaggcaaagaaatcacgGGGGAACTGCTAGAAAATACTTCTGCTGGAAAATATTCAGACACTCAAGAAGTGAACAATGCCACATGGAAGCActtcccacccaagaagcctgtaagcgctGAAGAAGCAGAGGTTTTCTTCCAGAAGATGAATATGCCTGACTATGAACTGGTGGATCAGTTGCGCAAGTACCCTGaacaagtgtccatgctatctttGCTAATGAGGTCCGCCGAACATCAGAAGATCCTGCTCAAAACCTTGAACGAAGCATATGTATCGGCTGagacttcagttgaacaactTGAAAGAATGACGGAAAGGTTCTTTGCGGTTAATCAAGTTTCTTTTAGCAAGAACAATTTACCTCCGGAGGGAGCAGCTCATAACAAGGCTTTACGTCTGACAGTCAAGTGTGAAGACTAA